Genomic DNA from Dioscorea cayenensis subsp. rotundata cultivar TDr96_F1 chromosome 1, TDr96_F1_v2_PseudoChromosome.rev07_lg8_w22 25.fasta, whole genome shotgun sequence:
ttacaaatattcgAAAGGAGGTGGCTATGGGACTTTAATCAAACATTTGCAAGCAAAGCATCCACTTAAGGTCGGATTGAGTAGAGGACAATCTGAAATGACCGGGTTTGCCTCTCCTTCTAACTCTActcaattatttcattaaaaagaaatgtAGAACTGGATTAACTTCAATGGTTACTATTTATCAATTATCTTTTAGCTTTGGTGAAAAATTgggttttaataatttttgtcaaaattatgtaaatcctagttttaaaaaaaatccttgaaatactttaaaaagacatcttttaaaattatataaaaaatgtaaaagtgaaataatacaatatttcaaaaggtataatcaccaaaatagttcctgcacttttctctctcttcccttttagtccctctactcagaaatgctcccgactagtcccttttactttttaaaaatgtgcccattattagaaatgctcccaactagtcctctcatttttaaaaatgcacccacttagtccctctaattgGGCAATTttcaaaaagtagagggactagttgggagcatttacTAATGGGCACATTTTCacaagtagagggactagtcgagCATTTCCGAGTAAAagagaccaaaagggaagagagagaaaagtagagggaccaattagggtattataccctatttcaaaaactataatttttcatgtttctttttgtagtgACATTTGGAGTGATCATTAGTGTGAACATTCTTATATGGGTTTAACTTGTCATTGGATTGATGAAAATAACGTTTTACAAAAATGATTACTTGCATATAGATGTTTTGATGATAGACATACCactgaaaaatatttgtaaaaatgatttttggatatttttgcAAGAATATCAATTGATTaatagagtttttattttatttttttgataatgcATCATCTAATACAGCCtccattttttagttaaaaagaaCTTGTCAACCGAATTTtggtggaattttttttcatatacattgtgcatgccatattttaaatttatgtgtacAAGATACTTTGGCTAATGAGCTCAATCAACATATATCTTCAATAAGagaagtaattttatatatttgggtGCATCCACAAGTTATGAAAGAATGGGCAAAAGTTTTGTAAACAAAATGGAATGAAACCAAAACGTTTTTCAAAAGATGTTTCTACTCGTTGGAATTCCATGGATTAAATTACTTGATCAATCTTATGAGTATAGAAAttattgtgttcttttgcatctatttatattaaacatcATACACTTTTGCCAACCCAATGGGAAATATGTTCtactattttagatattttttgtgtttttaatgatGGCACTCATACATTAAGAAGTGTATACGAACCAACTtctcatcaatttttaattgaagCCATAAATATTAGTGGGCTTTAATGAAAGGACTCAAACATCCTCCTATTTATGATGTAATTTATGGCATGAGAGAAAAATGGTTGAGTTGTTATAAAACTATTCCCAATTTTTATCTTACTACTATGATTTTTAATCCTAGATGTAAATTTGAAGGTTTAGTAGAGATGTTGAAcacttattattttgatttgttggggtttaatgatgaagatgttgatgtAATGTTACTAGTTAGTAGAATTAGAACTTTGTGTAATGAGTTATGTGAGACATTTTCTTCACCTTCTACTCATGATTAAGAAGCAAAGCCTCCACTACCTCCATCCTCCTTGAAATTCACAAAATTGGGTAACAAAAGTTTAGAAAGGAGGAAGAGGCCTAGAACATCCGGCACATATTGGGAGCTTGAGTTTATCTAACAATAGTTTTTGAGTTTGGTGATGATACAGatccaaatttttcaatttttgaacgGTGGAGTAGACACAAAGAGACTTTTCCTACTTTAGCCAAGATTGCTAAACAACTCCTTGCAGTTCCTGCCTCAACTGTCGTAGTTGAACAAACATTTAGTAATGGAGGCAACATTTTAGATGAAAGACGATCAAGATTAGGTCCAAAATCATTGGAAGCGCAAACTTGCCTCGATGATTGGGAAAGAGCTAGACTACAAAGTCAAAAAGACcttatacactcatcatcatcagacGAGTG
This window encodes:
- the LOC120257691 gene encoding uncharacterized protein LOC120257691 gives rise to the protein MSLGSSSSYAIGWSASRDRTADTSRGGNSLLLPITIWRISRSDPNFSIFERWSRHKETFPTLAKIAKQLLAVPASTVVVEQTFSNGGNILDERRSRLGPKSLEAQTCLDDWERARLQSQKDLIHSSSSDEWVNDGYGTTTAASSSNSSDDDASN